One Punica granatum isolate Tunisia-2019 chromosome 3, ASM765513v2, whole genome shotgun sequence genomic window carries:
- the LOC116201385 gene encoding ABC transporter G family member 29-like, whose translation MDGIERAQSGRRAGRNMSRRSMSRSSWSMEDVFTGSRNSRVNEDEEALKWAAIEKLPTYDRLRTSIMQSFMENEHRQNKDNKVVDVTKMDFAERQKFIDKIFKVAEEDNQKFLEKFRNRIDKVGIRLPTVEVRLKNLTVQADCYIGSRALPTLLNVAQNIAESALGLLGIRWAKRAKLTILKDVSGIVKPARMALLLGPPSSGKTTLLLALAGKLDPSLETQGEITYNGYKLNEFVPQKTSAYISQNDVHIGEMTVKETLDFSARCQGVGTRYELLGELARREKQAGIFPEPEVDLFMKATAIKGAESSLITDYTLKILGLDICRDTIVGDQMQRGISGGQKKRVTTGEMIVGPTKTLFMDEISTGLDSSTTFQIVKCLQQIAHLTDATILMSLLQPAPETFDLFDDIFLLAEGRIVYQGPREHILEFFESCGFRCPERKGAADFLQEVTSRKDQEQYWSDRSRPYRYVSVEEFAARFKRFHVGMQLDNELSLPFDKSHGHRAALVFSRYSVPKLEVLRACFDREWLLIKKNSFVYIFKTVQIILIAFIASTVFIRTRMHTRNEADGAVYVGALLFSMIINLFNGFAELSMTIMRLPVFYKHRDLLFHPAWTFTLPNMILNIPMSILESIAWIGMTYYSIGFAPEASRFFKHLLLVFLIQQMASGIFRLTAGLCRSMIIANTGGALTLLVLFMLGGFILPRGEIPSWWVWGYWVSPLTYAFNAITVNEMLAPRWMDKLASDNRTSLGVAVLESFDVFPDKNWYWIGAAALLGFTVLFNVLYTVSLMYLSPLGKPQAIISEEAAQELEAGHEEPKTPRRLSKKGSKTTSLSAADGNNSREMAIRRMSSQATGNDSGRNESSLEAANGVAPKRGMVLPFAPLAMSFDEVNYYVDMPAEMKEQGVQDEKLQLLREVTGAFRPGVLTALMGVSGAGKTTLMDVLAGRKTGGYIDGDIRISGFPKKQETFARISGYCEQNDIHSPQVTVKESLIFSAYLRLPKEVSKEDKMIFVDEVMELVELHSLKDALVGLPGITGLSTEQRKRLTIAVELVANPSIIFMDEPTSGLDARAAAIVMRTVRNTVDTGRTVVCTIHQPSIDIFEAFDELLLMKRGGQVIYSGPLGRNSHKIIEYFEAIPGVPKIKDKYNPATWMLEVSSMAAEARLGMDFAEHYRSSSLYQRNKALVKELSAPPPGAEDLYFPTQYSQSLGGQFKSCIWKQWWTYWRSPDYNLVRFFFTLASALLVGTMFWKIGTRRESSTDLTMIIGAMYAAVLFVGINNCSTVQPVVAVERTVFYRERAAGMYSSLPYALAQVFCEIPYVFVQTSYYTLIVYAMVSFEWTVEKFFWFFFVSFFSFLYFTYYGMMTVSITPNHQVASIFAAAFYALFNLFSGFFIPRPKIPKWWVWYYWICPVAWTVYGLIISQYGDVEDLITVPGMLERPSIKWYIENHFGYEPGFMGPVAGVLVAFTVFFAFMFAFCIKVLNFQMR comes from the exons ATGGATGGGATAGAGAGGGCGCAGTCCGGGAGGCGGGCTGGCAGGAACATGAGCCGCCGGAGCATGAGCAGGTCGAGCTGGAGCATGGAAGACGTCTTCACAGGCTCGCGGAATAGTCGGGTCAACGAGGATGAGGAGGCCCTGAAGTGGGCCGCCATAGAGAAATTGCCAACCTACGACCGGCTCAGAACGAGTATAATGCAGTCCTTCATGGAGAATGAGCATCGCCAGAACAAGGACAACAAGGTTGTTGACGTGACGAAGATGGACTTCGCCGAGAGGCAGAAGTTTATCGATAAGATCTTCAAGGTCGCCGAAGAAGACAACCAAAAGTTCCTCGAGAAGTTCAGGAACCGCATTGATAA AGTGGGGATAAGGCTTCCTACGGTGGAAGTGAGGTTAAAAAATCTGACAGTCCAAGCCGATTGCTACATCGGGAGCAGGGCACTCCCAACTCTCCTGAACGTAGCCCAAAACATTGCAGAATCAGCTCTAGGATTGCTTGGGATCAGGTGGGCCAAAAGAGCAAAGCTCACCATCCTCAAAGATGTCTCCGGAATCGTAAAGCCAGCAAG AATGGCTCTCCTATTAGGTCCGCCTTCCTCGGGGAAGACGACTCTCTTGTTAGCTCTAGCTGGAAAGTTGGACCCAAGTCTAGAG ACACAAGGAGAAATAACTTACAACGGGTACAAGCTCAATGAGTTTGTGCCGCAGAAAACTTCCGCGTACATCAGCCAGAACGACGTGCATATTGGGGAAATGACCGTGAAGGAAACCCTAGATTTCTCTGCCCGGTGCCAAGGAGTCGGCACTCGTTATG AACtcctcggcgaacttgcaagAAGGGAAAAGCAAGCCGGGATTTTCCCAGAACCAGAAGTTGATCTTTTTATGAAG GCAACTGCAATTAAAGGAGCTGAGAGCAGCCTTATTACCGACTACACGTTGAAA ATCTTAGGGCTCGATATATGCCGAGACACGATCGTGGGAGATCAAATGCAGAGAGGGATATCCGGTGGCCAGAAAAAAAGAGTGACCACAG GAGAGATGATCGTGGGGCCCACCAAGACATTGTTCATGGACGAGATATCGACCGGGTTGGACAGTTCCACCACTTTCCAAATAGTGAAGTGCCTGCAACAGATCGCTCACCTCACGGATGCCACGATACTGATGTCGCTCCTTCAGCCGGCTCCGGAGACATTCGACCTCTTCGACGATATCTTTCTCTTGGCGGAAGGGCGGATTGTTTATCAGGGCCCGAGGGAGCACATCCTGGAGTTCTTTGAGAGCTGCGGATTCAGGTGCCCAGAGAGGAAAGGGGCTGCTGACTTCTTACAAGAG GTGACGTCGAGGAAGGACCAGGAGCAGTATTGGTCGGACCGGAGCAGGCCCTACCGCTacgtctccgtcgaggagttcgCCGCCCGCTTCAAGCGGTTCCACGTCGGGATGCAGCTCGACAACGAGCTTTCCCTACCCTTCGACAAGTCCCACGGCCACCGCGCCGCCCTCGTCTTCTCCAGGTACTCCGTCCCGAAGCTCGAGGTCCTCCGCGCCTGCTTTGACAGGGAGTGGCTCCTCATCAAGAAGAACTCCTTTGTCTACATCTTCAAGACCGTCCAGATCATCCTCATCGCCTTCATCGCCTCCACCGTCTTCATACGCACCAGAATGCACACCAGGAATGAGGCAGATGGTGCAGTGTACGTTGGGGCCCTGCTGTTCTCTATGATCATCAACTTGTTCAACGGGTTCGCGGAGCTCTCCATGACGATCATGAGGCTCCCTGTCTTTTACAAGCACAGGGACCTCCTTTTCCACCCGGCTTGGACCTTCACGCTCCCGAACATGATCCTCAATATCCCGATGTCGATCTTGGAGTCGATTGCCTGGATTGGCATGACATATTACTCCATCGGCTTTGCCCCCGAAGCCAGCAG GTTCTTCAAGCACCTGCTGTTGGTGTTTCTGATCCAACAGATGGCTTCTGGGATCTTTAGGCTCACTGCCGGACTTTGCCGGTCCATGATCATTGCAAACACCGGTGGGGCTCTCACGCTTTTAGTGCTGTTCATGCTCGGAGGCTTCATCCTTCCTCGAG GTGAAATACCGAGCTGGTGGGTGTGGGGATACTGGGTGTCACCGCTGACATACGCTTTCAATGCAATTACTGTTAATGAAATGCTTGCTCCGCGGTGGATGGATAAATTG GCCTCGGACAACAGGACAAGCCTTGGGGTGGCAGTTCTCGAGAGCTTTGATGTCTTTCCTGACAAAAATTGGTACTGGATTGGTGCTGCAGCCCTTCTAGGCTTCACAGTGCTCTTCAATGTGCTGTATACTGTCTCACTAATGTACCTTAGTC CTCTTGGAAAGCCACAAGCAATAATATCCGAGGAAGCTGCTCAAGAGTTGGAGGCCGGACATGAAGAACCTAAGACCCCAAGACGGTTGTCAAAAAAAGGTTCAAAAACCACGTCCTTGTCGGCGGCTGATGGGAACAACAGCA GGGAGATGGCGATTCGGAGAATGAGCAGCCAAGCAACTGGCAATGACTCGGGTAGAAACGAGTCGTCTCTTGAAGCTGCTAACGGTGTTGCTCCAAAGAGAGGAATGGTCCTCCCTTTCGCCCCTCTTGCTATGTCCTTTGACGAAGTAAATTACTACGTGGACATGCCTGCT GAAATGAAAGAGCAGGGGGTGCAGGATGAAAAGCTCCAGCTACTTCGAGAAGTAACGGGTGCCTTTAGACCTGGTGTTCTAACTGCGCTCATGGGAGTTAGTGGAGCAGGAAAGACTACATTGATGGATGTTTTAGCAGGAAGAAAAACTGGAGGTTACATCGATGGTGATATCAGAATATCTGGGTTCCCGAAGAAGCAAGAAACATTCGCAAGAATTTCGGGGTACTGTGAACAGAATGATATCCACTCGCCCCAAGTCACGGTGAAGGAATCCTTAATCTTCTCGGCCTACCTACGGCTGCCCAAGGAAGTCAGTAAGGAAGACAAAATG ATTTTTGTCGATGAAGTGATGGAATTGGTAGAGTTACATAGCCTCAAGGATGCCTTAGTTGGGCTTCCGGGAATCACGGGTTTGTCTACTGAGCAGAGGAAGAGATTAACTATCGCTGTGGAGCTTGTTGCGAATCCTTCAATCATATTCATGGATGAGCCGACTTCCGGACTTGATGCAAGAGCTGCAGCCATTGTGATGAGAACTGTGAGGAACACTGTTGATACTGGAAGGACTGTTGTTTGCACCATTCATCAGCCTAGCATCGATATCTTTGAAGCCTTTGATGAG CTGCTACTGATGAAAAGAGGAGGACAAGTGATCTACTCAGGTCCACTGGGTCGGAATTCTCACAAGATCATTGAGTACTTTGAG GCCATTCCTGGAGTCCCAAAAATTAAAGACAAGTATAATCCTGCCACATGGATGCTGGAAGTGAGTTCCATGGCAGCCGAGGCTCGACTGGGAATGGACTTCGCTGAGCACTACAGATCCTCATCTTTATATCA GCGAAACAAGGCTTTAGTTAAGGAGCTCAGTGCCCCACCACCAGGAGCAGAAGATCTCTACTTCCCAACACAGTATTCGCAGTCCTTGGGGGGGCAATTCAAGTCATGCATCTGGAAGCAGTGGTGGACGTACTGGCGAAGCCCCGACTATAACCTCGTGAGATTCTTTTTCACCTTGGCATCCGCTCTCTTGGTCGGGACAATGTTCTGGAAGATTGGCACAAGGAG GGAGAGTTCTACCGATCTGACCATGATAATAGGGGCCATGTATGCAGCGGTGTTATTTGTCGGAATCAATAACTGCTCAACAGTACAACCAGTTGTAGCGGTTGAGAGGACAGTGTTTTACCGGGAAAGAGCGGCAGGAATGTATTCGTCACTTCCTTATGCCCTTGCACAG GTTTTCTGTGAAATCCCGTATGTATTTGTTCAAACCTCATATTACACATTGATAGTATACGCCATGGTCAGCTTCGAGTGGACAGTGGAGAAGTTCTTCTGGTTCTTCTTCGTCAGCTTCTTCTCTTTCCTGTACTTCACGTACTACGGGATGATGACTGTTTCCATCACGCCAAACCATCAAGTAGCTTCGATATTCGCCGCCGCTTTCTATGCTTTGTTCAACCTCTTCTCTGGTTTCTTCATCCCAAGACCG aaaattcCCAAGTGGTGGGTCTG